One genomic window of Candidatus Pseudobacter hemicellulosilyticus includes the following:
- a CDS encoding phytase: MKRINRNIGIATMTFCFSAWLLSCGNAPAAGNAADNTAAVPAPPDTLPVKPLYITDTVPNDTDDPAVWINPQDPAQSLVIGTDKDENGGLYVFNLQGKMDTARSVRGLKRPNNVDIEYGLILGGKPVDIAVTTERITHKLRIYSLPDMKPVDGGGIPVFVGQTLPEYRDLMGIALYKNRAGAVYAIVGRKTGPTDSTYLWQYLLTDNGKGQVKATLVRKFGAYSGQHEIEAIVVDDQLGYIYYSDEGVGVRKYYADPEKGNQQLALFATTGVKEDHEGLSIYQTSDSTGFILLSDQQADQFHIFPREGSGGNPHHHPLLKITRVMAHESDGNESVSVPLGPDFPKGIFIAMSDDRTFHFYQAEKILGDSLLKK; the protein is encoded by the coding sequence ATGAAAAGGATCAACAGAAACATTGGCATTGCTACGATGACTTTTTGCTTCAGCGCCTGGCTCCTGTCCTGCGGCAACGCACCGGCAGCCGGCAATGCAGCTGACAACACAGCTGCTGTACCTGCACCACCCGATACCCTGCCGGTAAAACCCCTGTACATCACGGATACCGTTCCTAACGATACCGATGATCCTGCTGTATGGATCAATCCGCAGGATCCGGCACAGAGCCTGGTGATAGGCACAGATAAGGATGAGAACGGTGGTCTTTATGTATTTAACCTGCAGGGTAAAATGGATACGGCCCGTTCCGTACGCGGACTGAAAAGACCCAATAATGTGGATATTGAATACGGCCTGATCCTGGGCGGCAAACCGGTGGATATAGCCGTGACCACGGAAAGGATCACGCATAAGTTGCGGATCTACAGCCTGCCGGATATGAAACCGGTTGACGGCGGCGGTATCCCCGTATTTGTAGGGCAGACCCTTCCTGAATACCGGGACCTGATGGGCATTGCCCTGTATAAGAACAGGGCGGGTGCTGTTTATGCCATTGTTGGCCGGAAAACAGGACCTACCGACAGTACGTATCTCTGGCAGTACCTGCTGACTGATAATGGCAAAGGCCAGGTGAAGGCTACGCTGGTGCGCAAGTTTGGCGCCTACAGCGGTCAGCATGAAATTGAAGCCATTGTGGTGGATGACCAGCTGGGTTATATCTACTATTCCGATGAGGGCGTAGGCGTCAGAAAATACTATGCCGACCCGGAAAAAGGGAACCAGCAGCTGGCCCTGTTTGCTACCACCGGCGTTAAGGAAGACCATGAAGGACTGTCTATTTACCAGACATCGGACAGCACCGGTTTTATCCTGCTCTCCGATCAGCAGGCGGACCAGTTCCATATCTTCCCCCGTGAGGGATCAGGTGGCAATCCGCATCATCACCCGCTCCTGAAGATCACCCGGGTGATGGCGCATGAAAGCGATGGCAATGAGTCCGTATCCGTTCCCCTGGGACCGGATTTCCCGAAGGGCATCTTTATCGCCATGAGTGACGACAGGACCTTCCATTTCTACCAGGCGGAAAAGATCCTGGGCGATAGCCTCCTCAAAAAATAA
- a CDS encoding TonB-dependent receptor, with protein MQKILLLVFLSCVAMIGRAQSSSENALIKGSVTGVHTQQKLAGASIKVAGTNNGTMADGNGLYTLYVKPGNLTLSVSFLGYRDTTLKVTVNAGQVLSLPIVLSSSVSELDGVLITGLLQGQAKALNQQKNADNIRNIVSADQIGRFPDPNAAEAMQRIPGVNIERDQGEGRYVLIRGLAPQFTNISVNGEQIPSPEADVRFVALDAIPSDQLASIEVSKTLTPDMDGDAVGGAVNLVTRTALNKDAHFSGSLAGGYNALIKQPNIQGQLQFDKRFGKKEKLGVMLNGNYYHNHLASDNWEREPFDNEVELRDYELQRTRAGFSSTVDYKFNQRHELYFRTLYSRFTDREWRRATIFKPEDEEIEKATKDRFEAQTVNTFNFGGKHNFNSFFLNYEAQYSEGRQNTPYDQEIGFVAGLPSELRFTDPKWPTITAPGFTDNSNYEFNEAGYGKTLAKDRNLTAKFEIGIPYKTGNSGGTIKFGAKFRSKKKSYTITNNVFESSGGVPTLDQFDEESTKDELLDNRYPIGRPLYVSGFNRYFNANPGLFELDVESKAIDEALESFEAKEDVVAGFAMARHQFKKLLLVGGLRYERTKVSYDSKDVLIDAAGDLEAIRPVSGSSNYDFLLPQVQLRYELDRYTNLRASATYSYARPNFAEIIPAQEINREDNEATIGNAALKPTKALNLDLMAEHYFGNVGIVSVGFFHKKLDDFIYRKVLFNNPYPLTGTPIIPSIDVIQAQNGNEANLTGLELAFQRKLDFLPGILGKFSLYANYTYTHSKASLQSREADGSKPDATEELRLPGQASSVGNLALAFESRKFVVRVAANFNGEYLSEIGGEPSEDLYVKSRMQLDMNASYVISPRFRLFVEALNLTNQPFETFLGNKDVISQREFYSWWARFGVKFDLRATGK; from the coding sequence ATGCAAAAAATTCTTTTACTCGTTTTTCTGTCCTGCGTAGCCATGATCGGGCGGGCCCAGTCGTCCTCCGAAAATGCCCTTATCAAAGGCTCCGTTACCGGTGTCCATACCCAGCAGAAGCTGGCCGGCGCCTCCATTAAAGTGGCTGGTACCAATAATGGGACCATGGCTGACGGCAACGGCCTTTACACCCTTTATGTAAAACCGGGTAACCTCACCCTTTCCGTCAGTTTCCTGGGATACCGGGACACTACCCTTAAAGTAACTGTCAATGCCGGCCAGGTGCTGAGCCTGCCCATTGTATTGTCCAGTTCCGTTTCTGAACTGGACGGTGTGCTGATCACCGGTCTCCTCCAGGGACAGGCCAAGGCCCTGAACCAGCAGAAGAATGCGGACAATATCAGGAACATCGTTTCTGCTGACCAGATCGGCCGTTTCCCTGATCCTAATGCCGCCGAGGCCATGCAAAGGATCCCCGGCGTGAACATTGAAAGGGACCAGGGAGAAGGCCGTTATGTCCTGATCCGTGGCCTGGCGCCCCAGTTCACCAATATCAGCGTGAACGGTGAACAGATCCCTTCTCCTGAAGCGGATGTACGCTTTGTGGCGCTGGACGCCATTCCCAGCGATCAGCTGGCGTCTATTGAGGTCAGCAAGACCCTCACCCCCGATATGGATGGGGATGCCGTTGGCGGCGCCGTGAACCTGGTGACCAGGACCGCCCTCAACAAGGACGCCCATTTCAGCGGCTCCCTGGCCGGCGGCTACAATGCCCTTATCAAACAGCCCAATATCCAGGGCCAGCTCCAGTTTGATAAACGTTTCGGCAAAAAAGAAAAGCTGGGCGTCATGCTGAATGGTAACTACTACCATAACCACCTGGCCAGCGATAACTGGGAACGTGAACCCTTCGATAATGAAGTGGAGCTGCGCGATTATGAATTGCAACGTACCCGCGCCGGCTTCAGCAGCACCGTGGATTATAAATTCAACCAACGTCATGAGCTGTATTTCCGCACCCTCTACAGCCGCTTCACCGACCGGGAATGGCGCCGCGCCACTATCTTCAAACCGGAGGATGAAGAAATAGAAAAAGCCACCAAGGATCGTTTTGAGGCCCAGACCGTCAACACCTTCAACTTCGGCGGCAAGCATAATTTCAACAGCTTTTTCCTGAACTATGAGGCCCAGTATTCTGAAGGCCGGCAGAACACCCCCTACGATCAGGAGATCGGTTTTGTGGCCGGGCTGCCTTCCGAACTCAGGTTCACCGATCCCAAATGGCCAACTATCACTGCGCCTGGTTTTACTGATAACAGCAACTATGAATTCAACGAAGCAGGGTATGGTAAAACGCTTGCCAAAGACCGCAACCTGACCGCTAAGTTCGAGATCGGTATTCCCTATAAGACCGGCAACAGCGGCGGGACCATTAAGTTCGGCGCCAAATTCCGCTCCAAAAAGAAAAGTTATACCATCACCAATAATGTATTTGAATCATCCGGCGGCGTGCCCACCCTGGACCAGTTTGACGAGGAAAGCACCAAAGATGAGCTGCTGGACAACCGCTACCCCATCGGCCGCCCGCTTTATGTCAGTGGTTTCAACCGCTACTTCAATGCCAACCCCGGCCTCTTTGAGCTGGATGTGGAAAGCAAGGCCATTGATGAAGCGCTGGAATCCTTTGAAGCTAAGGAAGACGTAGTGGCCGGCTTTGCCATGGCCCGCCACCAGTTCAAAAAACTGCTGCTGGTAGGCGGCCTCCGCTATGAGCGCACAAAGGTCAGCTATGATTCCAAAGACGTGCTGATTGATGCTGCCGGCGACCTGGAAGCTATCCGCCCCGTATCCGGTTCGTCCAATTATGATTTCCTCCTGCCCCAGGTTCAGCTGCGCTATGAACTGGACAGGTATACCAACCTCCGGGCATCGGCTACTTACTCTTATGCCAGACCGAATTTTGCTGAGATCATCCCCGCCCAGGAGATCAACCGGGAAGACAATGAAGCCACCATTGGCAATGCGGCCCTGAAGCCCACAAAGGCCCTGAACCTGGACCTGATGGCCGAGCATTATTTTGGTAATGTGGGCATCGTATCGGTTGGGTTCTTCCATAAAAAACTGGACGATTTCATTTACCGCAAAGTATTGTTCAATAACCCCTACCCCCTGACCGGAACGCCTATCATTCCCAGCATTGATGTGATCCAGGCCCAGAACGGCAACGAGGCAAACCTCACCGGCCTGGAACTGGCCTTCCAGCGTAAACTGGATTTCCTGCCGGGCATCCTGGGTAAGTTCAGCCTCTACGCCAACTATACCTATACCCATTCCAAAGCCAGCCTGCAAAGCCGGGAGGCAGACGGTTCCAAACCCGATGCTACGGAAGAACTGCGACTGCCCGGTCAGGCTTCCAGCGTAGGTAACCTGGCGCTGGCCTTTGAATCCCGCAAATTCGTAGTAAGGGTGGCGGCTAACTTCAATGGCGAATACCTTAGTGAAATTGGGGGCGAACCAAGTGAAGACCTCTACGTGAAAAGCCGGATGCAGCTGGATATGAACGCCAGCTATGTGATCAGCCCCCGGTTCAGGTTGTTTGTGGAAGCGCTTAACCTCACCAACCAGCCTTTTGAAACCTTCCTGGGTAACAAAGACGTGATCAGCCAGCGTGAGTTCTACTCCTGGTGGGCCAGGTTCGGCGTAAAATTCGATCTCCGCGCTACCGGCAAATAA
- a CDS encoding tetratricopeptide repeat protein translates to MEKQTDHFTGKRTVCGILLLLGCLLMPQVRGQELLPVVRLSDINQLVPQQPDSFFLQLKTQLQQYRKQGNQPEEAITLQQLGQLLYHHGNYSEAVEQLLEADKLLRHLKQTALLAANLNILGKVYTYNRQSDEAFGQYREALTIYQRLRQSAGVAATYGLIGHLYEKKPDHDSAYYYQQLALHYARQAMDTAVLSKIYENIGSIYEDRERYDSARYYFLLALKGYRETGNRLDQIEVINNLGDVWSKTGYFSKGMEYARAAASMALATGEKYQLQSAYRDISENFAGMGQFDSAYIYLEKSRELVQTIYKLENSHQISLMQTLHGMEKQQVEISRLNAERKLNWLLLVAISAGLVLLGLLGALVISRQKMKIRNERAVNEGNRKVYETQTALMEVELKRQQAEEASLKQQLDLKSRELSSHILHLIQKNEVMEELKQGLTVISKDDKRDQKKQVRQLLQKINFSFSQDTYWEEFRLIFDKVHPAFMDNLQQVCPGLTPGETRLLALVRMNLNSADMATLLGVTGDSLRVLRYRVRKKLDLPQGESLTAFVQTI, encoded by the coding sequence GTGGAAAAACAAACCGATCACTTTACAGGAAAAAGAACTGTCTGCGGGATATTACTGCTCCTGGGCTGTCTGCTCATGCCCCAGGTACGTGGACAGGAATTGCTGCCGGTGGTCAGGCTATCGGACATCAATCAGTTGGTCCCCCAACAGCCGGACTCTTTCTTTCTCCAGCTTAAAACGCAGCTGCAGCAATACCGTAAGCAGGGCAACCAGCCGGAAGAAGCCATCACGCTGCAGCAGCTGGGCCAGCTGCTTTACCATCATGGCAATTACAGTGAAGCGGTAGAACAGCTGCTGGAAGCGGACAAGCTGCTGCGCCACCTGAAGCAGACGGCGCTGCTGGCTGCCAACCTCAATATTCTCGGTAAGGTATATACGTATAACCGGCAGTCGGACGAAGCTTTCGGCCAGTACCGGGAAGCCCTGACCATTTACCAGCGGCTCCGCCAGTCGGCAGGTGTGGCCGCCACTTACGGGCTCATTGGTCACCTGTATGAGAAAAAGCCTGATCATGACTCGGCCTATTATTACCAGCAGCTGGCGCTGCACTATGCGCGGCAGGCTATGGATACTGCGGTGCTGTCCAAGATCTATGAAAATATCGGCAGCATCTACGAGGACAGGGAACGGTATGACTCTGCCCGCTACTATTTCCTGCTGGCCCTCAAAGGATACAGAGAAACAGGCAACCGGCTGGACCAGATAGAAGTCATCAATAACCTGGGCGATGTATGGAGCAAGACCGGTTACTTCAGCAAAGGCATGGAGTATGCAAGGGCTGCGGCTTCCATGGCCCTGGCCACCGGTGAAAAATACCAGCTGCAGAGCGCCTACCGGGATATCAGTGAAAATTTTGCCGGTATGGGGCAGTTTGACAGCGCCTATATATACCTGGAGAAAAGCCGGGAACTGGTGCAGACTATCTATAAACTGGAAAATAGCCACCAGATCAGCCTGATGCAGACCCTTCATGGCATGGAGAAGCAGCAGGTGGAGATCAGCAGGCTCAATGCTGAACGCAAGCTTAACTGGTTATTGCTGGTGGCCATCAGCGCCGGCCTGGTACTGCTGGGCCTCCTGGGCGCCCTGGTGATCAGCCGGCAGAAAATGAAGATCCGCAATGAGCGTGCCGTCAATGAAGGCAACCGGAAGGTGTATGAAACCCAGACCGCTTTGATGGAAGTCGAACTAAAGCGGCAGCAGGCAGAAGAAGCTTCGCTCAAACAGCAACTGGACCTCAAGAGCCGCGAGCTTTCGTCCCATATCCTCCACCTCATCCAGAAGAACGAGGTGATGGAAGAACTGAAGCAGGGATTGACCGTTATCAGCAAGGACGATAAAAGAGACCAGAAAAAACAGGTCCGCCAGTTATTGCAAAAGATCAATTTCAGTTTTTCACAGGATACTTACTGGGAAGAGTTCCGGCTCATTTTTGATAAGGTACACCCTGCTTTCATGGACAACCTCCAGCAGGTTTGCCCGGGACTGACGCCTGGTGAAACCAGGTTGCTGGCCCTGGTCCGCATGAACCTCAATTCAGCTGATATGGCCACTTTGCTGGGCGTAACCGGGGACAGCCTCCGGGTGCTCCGATACCGGGTCAGGAAAAAACTGGACCTGCCACAGGGTGAATCCCTCACGGCTTTTGTGCAGACCATCTGA